The following are encoded together in the Acaryochloris thomasi RCC1774 genome:
- a CDS encoding tRNA (guanine-N1)-methyltransferase, with amino-acid sequence MNRRQEGQVTFEVRNAFYRSTSQTARDLGVLAAAVYRQNHPSLRVLDAMAGCGVRSLRYAVESKADWVWANDANPEVAPVLSLNLAQLNGCFQLTHWPAKRLFADCYQRQDFYDLVDIDSFGRASPFLGACLQATKLGGFIYLTGTDSRTVAGHDPDACLGHYGTYGRSHPAAHEQGLRILIGSLQQQAIMQGLVIEPVFSLFQGQIYRVMVRLAKAQISFADLYGFLGYCHQCGHYQTVGWRYLSQATCPDCSLPLTLSGPMWLGPLHDPPFLAWMTELAQVWHWPQRVDLLELMQAEAGLPPYFYTVGELGKRGQMDIPKRDRIIQALKQAGYRASKTHINPQAIKTTATFKECLQIARRQ; translated from the coding sequence ATGAATCGACGGCAAGAAGGACAGGTCACGTTTGAGGTGCGAAATGCGTTTTACCGCTCCACCAGTCAAACGGCTCGTGATCTGGGTGTACTTGCTGCTGCTGTCTATCGTCAAAATCATCCATCACTGCGTGTCTTAGATGCAATGGCGGGTTGTGGCGTCCGTTCCCTGCGCTATGCCGTTGAAAGCAAGGCTGACTGGGTGTGGGCCAACGATGCCAATCCAGAGGTGGCCCCTGTCCTGAGCCTAAATTTAGCTCAGCTCAACGGATGTTTTCAACTGACGCACTGGCCAGCAAAGCGCCTGTTTGCTGACTGCTATCAGCGCCAAGATTTTTATGATCTGGTCGATATTGATAGCTTTGGTCGTGCTTCTCCCTTCTTAGGTGCTTGTCTGCAGGCCACGAAATTAGGGGGCTTTATCTATCTCACCGGGACCGATAGCCGCACCGTGGCTGGGCATGACCCCGATGCCTGTTTGGGACACTACGGCACCTATGGGCGATCGCATCCTGCGGCCCATGAGCAGGGCCTCCGTATCTTGATCGGAAGTTTGCAGCAGCAGGCTATTATGCAGGGCTTGGTAATTGAGCCTGTCTTTTCCCTGTTTCAAGGGCAGATTTACCGTGTGATGGTCCGCCTCGCTAAGGCTCAGATTTCCTTTGCCGATCTCTATGGGTTTCTGGGTTATTGTCATCAATGTGGACATTATCAAACCGTAGGCTGGCGCTATTTGAGTCAGGCTACCTGCCCCGACTGTTCGCTTCCCTTAACGCTAAGTGGGCCGATGTGGTTAGGGCCGCTGCATGATCCTCCGTTTTTAGCTTGGATGACTGAGCTTGCGCAAGTTTGGCATTGGCCGCAGCGGGTTGATTTATTGGAGCTGATGCAGGCTGAGGCGGGGCTGCCGCCGTATTTCTATACTGTGGGTGAACTGGGTAAACGCGGGCAGATGGATATTCCGAAACGAGATCGCATCATTCAAGCCCTCAAGCAGGCAGGATATCGGGCTAGTAAAACGCACATCAATCCTCAGGCGATTAAGACAACCGCAACATTTAAAGAGTGCCTACAGATTGCCCGACGACAGTGA
- a CDS encoding ABC transporter ATP-binding protein produces MTVAVELINLSKRFGEAKAVDRLHLQIPRGCFYALLGSNGAGKTTTLRMMAGLLKPDQGDALILGNSITQRPEAAKQPLAYVPDDPMLYDKLRPMEYLEFVAGLWQIPPDQAAAQALLEEFEMWDRRGEFIETFPQGMKQRLALAGAFIHSPQVMLLDEPLTGIDPPMARLIKDKLKAYVSQGNTVVMTTHIMTLAEQLAQRIGIFHAGRLLADGTLAELQAQTGEETLEDIFIQVTRPQPVSGV; encoded by the coding sequence ATGACCGTCGCCGTTGAACTCATCAATCTCAGTAAACGGTTCGGAGAGGCTAAAGCTGTTGATCGCCTCCATCTTCAGATCCCGAGGGGATGTTTTTATGCGCTATTGGGCAGCAACGGGGCGGGTAAAACCACCACGCTGCGAATGATGGCCGGATTGCTGAAGCCCGATCAGGGTGACGCACTCATTCTCGGGAACAGCATTACTCAGCGGCCTGAAGCGGCCAAGCAGCCTTTGGCCTATGTGCCTGATGATCCGATGCTTTACGACAAGCTGCGGCCCATGGAGTATCTAGAGTTTGTAGCGGGTCTATGGCAGATTCCACCAGATCAGGCGGCTGCTCAGGCACTGTTAGAAGAATTTGAAATGTGGGATCGGCGCGGCGAGTTTATTGAAACGTTTCCGCAGGGAATGAAGCAGCGGTTGGCGTTGGCAGGGGCGTTTATTCACAGCCCTCAGGTGATGCTGCTGGATGAACCGTTAACTGGCATTGATCCACCGATGGCGCGGTTGATTAAAGATAAGCTCAAAGCCTATGTGAGTCAGGGCAATACGGTGGTGATGACCACCCATATTATGACCTTGGCAGAGCAGCTGGCCCAGCGGATCGGGATTTTCCATGCAGGGCGTCTGCTGGCGGATGGGACTTTGGCAGAACTGCAGGCCCAGACAGGGGAGGAGACGCTGGAGGATATTTTTATTCAGGTGACGCGGCCTCAGCCTGTAAGTGGAGTGTAG
- a CDS encoding pentapeptide repeat-containing protein, which translates to MQAQELLAQYAAGVTDFSGQILRNQQLLGADLIGIDLSEGDLQGTQLQLAYLNRANFKESNLSRADLSGANLGQANLEQVNLSDASLHGATLQGAMLLSANLALADLTDANLINADLRAANLSSTNLTGACLRGANLREEQLRNPANLRGAVLCRVDLRGANLKGADLSKVNLRGANLKDVNLRGANLSEADLLGANLRGALLTDTNFSGANLKQADLTSAKLERADLQQANLSGCVLDGANLTDAIATQTNFSQASLQQAKLNRINLSRAKLEGANLTEALFVNAYLARANLTNANCTHANLTRAELSSATLINVIWTGATMPDGSEHAA; encoded by the coding sequence ATGCAGGCTCAAGAATTATTGGCCCAGTATGCGGCGGGCGTCACTGACTTTAGCGGTCAGATTCTCCGCAATCAGCAGTTGTTGGGAGCCGATTTAATCGGTATAGATCTGTCCGAAGGGGATTTGCAGGGAACTCAGCTTCAGCTTGCCTATCTCAACCGGGCCAACTTTAAGGAAAGCAATCTCAGTCGAGCAGACCTGAGCGGCGCGAATCTTGGTCAGGCGAATTTAGAGCAGGTCAATCTTAGTGATGCGAGTCTACACGGAGCCACCCTGCAGGGGGCGATGCTGTTATCGGCAAATTTAGCGCTGGCCGATCTCACAGATGCCAATTTGATCAATGCGGATTTGCGGGCAGCAAATCTCAGCAGTACAAACCTGACGGGTGCCTGCCTACGAGGCGCAAACCTGAGGGAGGAGCAGCTACGGAATCCGGCCAATCTCAGAGGTGCAGTTCTTTGTCGGGTGGATCTACGAGGAGCTAATCTCAAGGGCGCTGACCTCAGTAAGGTCAATTTGCGAGGGGCCAATCTCAAGGATGTAAATTTAAGGGGCGCAAATTTATCTGAGGCTGATTTATTGGGCGCGAATCTAAGGGGGGCACTGCTGACGGATACGAACTTTTCTGGGGCGAATCTCAAGCAGGCTGACCTGACCTCGGCGAAGCTGGAGCGGGCTGACCTTCAGCAGGCAAATCTGTCCGGGTGTGTTCTAGATGGAGCGAATTTGACGGATGCGATCGCAACTCAAACAAATTTCTCTCAAGCTAGTCTACAGCAAGCCAAACTGAATCGAATCAACCTCAGCCGTGCCAAGTTAGAGGGAGCGAACCTAACCGAAGCCTTATTTGTGAATGCCTATCTAGCGCGTGCGAACCTGACCAATGCCAACTGTACCCACGCTAATTTAACCCGTGCAGAGTTAAGCAGCGCCACATTGATCAATGTAATTTGGACCGGCGCAACCATGCCAGATGGCAGCGAGCACGCTGCTTAG
- the petH gene encoding ferredoxin--NADP reductase: MANNPLDRIKEDLQNLAKAAGKTLNMDVKPESFDDVIAPVVEQKASEKAAAPAATASAAKAEEPAKKKKPKPGANAPINIYRPKDPYVGKCLSNEELVREGGEGTVKHLIFDISGGDLEYIEGQSIGIIPEGTDDNGKPHKLRLYSIASTRHGDHLDDKTVSLCVRQLEYKDPETNEKVLGVCSTHLCNMEPGSDVKITGPVGKEMLLPDDPTANVIMIATGTGIAPFRAYLWRMFKEQHADYAFRGTAWLFFGCAYTPNILYKKELEELQETFPNNFKLSYAISREQKNSEGGKMYIQHRIAENADALWDLIQQEKTHTYICGLKGMEGGIDEGMSVAADKNNVNWEEYRKAMKKEHRWHVETY; the protein is encoded by the coding sequence GTGGCAAATAACCCCCTCGACCGCATTAAAGAAGACTTACAAAACCTTGCTAAAGCGGCTGGCAAGACTCTAAACATGGATGTCAAGCCGGAAAGCTTTGACGACGTTATCGCTCCAGTCGTTGAGCAGAAGGCCTCAGAGAAAGCTGCGGCCCCTGCGGCGACGGCTTCTGCAGCTAAAGCAGAAGAACCGGCTAAGAAAAAGAAGCCTAAGCCGGGTGCGAATGCTCCGATCAACATTTATCGTCCAAAAGATCCCTATGTAGGCAAGTGTCTTTCAAACGAAGAACTTGTGCGTGAAGGCGGTGAGGGAACGGTTAAGCATCTAATCTTCGACATCTCAGGGGGCGACCTTGAGTACATTGAGGGGCAAAGTATTGGCATCATCCCTGAGGGCACTGACGATAACGGCAAACCCCATAAACTAAGGCTTTACTCGATTGCCTCCACTCGCCACGGCGACCATCTGGACGATAAAACTGTTTCACTCTGTGTCCGACAGCTTGAGTACAAGGATCCAGAAACGAACGAAAAGGTTCTCGGCGTCTGCTCCACGCACCTGTGCAATATGGAACCCGGTAGCGACGTTAAAATCACGGGTCCAGTCGGAAAAGAAATGCTGCTGCCCGATGACCCCACGGCCAACGTGATCATGATTGCGACAGGAACTGGAATTGCACCGTTCCGCGCTTACCTATGGCGGATGTTTAAAGAGCAGCATGCAGACTATGCGTTTAGGGGAACGGCTTGGTTATTCTTTGGCTGTGCCTACACGCCCAATATCCTCTACAAAAAAGAACTAGAGGAGCTGCAGGAAACCTTCCCGAACAATTTCAAGCTGAGCTATGCCATTAGCCGAGAGCAGAAGAATTCTGAGGGTGGCAAAATGTATATTCAGCACCGGATTGCTGAGAATGCCGATGCGCTATGGGATCTAATCCAACAGGAGAAGACGCATACCTACATTTGTGGTCTTAAAGGCATGGAAGGCGGCATTGACGAAGGCATGTCAGTGGCGGCTGATAAGAATAACGTCAACTGGGAGGAGTACCGCAAAGCGATGAAGAAAGAGCATCGTTGGCACGTTGAGACGTACTAG
- the chlP gene encoding geranylgeranyl reductase produces the protein MGLRVAVVGSGPAGSSAAEVLVKAGIETYLFERKLDNAKPCGGAIPLCMVDEFDLPPEIIDRRVRKMRMISPSNVEVDINIEREDEYIGMCRREVLDGFLRDRAHKLGANLINGTVNKLEIPTGKNEPYTLHYFDHSNGLATGEPKSLQVDLVIGADGANSRVAKAIDAGDYNYAIAFQERIRLPDEYMEYYQDRAEMYVGNDVSTDFYAWVFPKYDHVAVGTGTMKVHQADIKKLQAGIRKRAARRLVGGEIIKVEAHPIPEHPRPRRVVGRVALVGDAAGTVTKSSGEGIYFAAKSARMCAETIVETSNNGATVPTEADLKLYLKRWDRKYAMTYKVLDIMQRVFYRSDASREAFVELCADLDVQKMTFDSYLYKTVVPINPLKQVKLTAKTVGSLLRGHALAP, from the coding sequence TTGGGACTACGGGTTGCTGTTGTTGGTTCTGGACCAGCCGGTTCGTCGGCCGCTGAAGTATTAGTTAAAGCGGGTATTGAGACCTATCTCTTCGAACGCAAATTAGATAATGCAAAGCCCTGTGGCGGCGCAATTCCTCTCTGTATGGTGGATGAGTTTGACTTGCCACCTGAAATTATCGATCGTCGCGTTCGCAAAATGCGGATGATCTCTCCCTCTAACGTTGAAGTTGATATCAACATTGAGCGAGAAGATGAGTATATCGGCATGTGTCGCCGTGAAGTTTTAGACGGCTTTTTGCGCGATCGCGCTCACAAGCTGGGTGCAAACTTGATCAACGGCACCGTGAATAAGCTTGAGATTCCTACGGGGAAAAACGAGCCTTACACGCTGCACTATTTTGATCACTCCAATGGTTTAGCAACGGGCGAACCGAAGTCCTTGCAGGTAGACCTAGTGATTGGTGCTGATGGCGCTAACTCTCGCGTGGCGAAGGCCATTGATGCGGGCGACTATAACTATGCGATCGCATTTCAAGAGCGCATTCGCCTTCCTGATGAGTACATGGAGTACTACCAGGATCGCGCTGAGATGTATGTGGGCAACGATGTCTCGACCGATTTCTACGCCTGGGTCTTCCCTAAATACGACCACGTTGCTGTTGGCACAGGCACGATGAAAGTGCATCAGGCCGACATCAAAAAGCTACAGGCGGGTATCCGCAAGCGTGCGGCTCGTCGGCTCGTCGGTGGCGAAATCATTAAAGTTGAAGCGCATCCCATTCCTGAGCATCCGCGCCCTCGTCGCGTTGTCGGTCGCGTCGCCCTTGTGGGTGATGCTGCCGGTACGGTTACGAAGTCTTCCGGTGAAGGTATTTACTTTGCGGCCAAGTCGGCTCGCATGTGTGCTGAGACCATCGTTGAGACTTCTAACAACGGTGCCACGGTGCCAACAGAAGCTGACCTGAAGCTCTACCTGAAGCGCTGGGATAGAAAATATGCCATGACCTACAAGGTTCTGGATATTATGCAGCGGGTCTTCTATCGTTCTGATGCCAGCCGCGAAGCGTTTGTTGAGCTATGCGCTGATTTAGACGTTCAGAAGATGACTTTTGATAGCTACCTGTATAAGACGGTAGTGCCCATTAACCCTCTTAAGCAGGTTAAGTTAACGGCCAAGACAGTGGGTAGCCTCTTACGTGGTCATGCACTAGCGCCATAA
- a CDS encoding glycosyltransferase family 4 protein: protein MRIALFTETFVPKVDGIVTRLIHTVTHLQNDGHQVLVFSPDGGITEYRGAQVYGVSGFPLPMYPELKLALPRPAIGEALEKFQPDLVHIVNPAVLGLAGLFFSKVQNIPLVASYHTHLPQYLKYYGLGLLEPVLWELLKAGHNQARLNLCTSSAMVSELESHGIRHLALWQRGVDIDTFHPSLADREMRSHLSQGNPDSPLLLYVGRLSAEKEVARIKEVLAAIPNARLALVGDGPHRQDLEQHFAGTPTFFAGYMTGKKLGSAFASADAFVFPSRTETLGLVLLEAMAAGCPVVAARSGGITDIVQDGVNGYLFDPNDENGAIKATQKLLGNPEARETLRTSARQEAERWGWASATRQLQQYYQTVLVEAGRSQTPPEPSRRFGAQTEPLD, encoded by the coding sequence ATGCGCATTGCCCTCTTTACCGAAACCTTTGTCCCAAAGGTCGATGGCATCGTTACCCGCCTGATTCATACCGTCACGCATCTACAAAATGATGGTCATCAGGTTCTCGTCTTTTCGCCGGATGGCGGTATCACAGAATATCGAGGCGCTCAGGTCTACGGCGTCTCTGGCTTTCCGCTACCGATGTATCCTGAGCTGAAGCTTGCTTTGCCGCGTCCGGCCATTGGAGAAGCGTTAGAGAAATTTCAGCCCGATTTGGTCCATATTGTGAATCCTGCTGTGCTGGGGCTGGCGGGATTGTTTTTTAGCAAGGTCCAAAATATACCGCTAGTGGCGTCCTACCATACCCATTTGCCACAGTATCTGAAGTATTACGGATTGGGCTTACTAGAGCCTGTTCTCTGGGAGCTTTTAAAGGCAGGACACAACCAAGCACGACTCAATTTATGTACCTCTAGTGCGATGGTAAGTGAGTTGGAGTCCCACGGCATTAGGCATTTGGCCCTCTGGCAGCGTGGGGTCGATATCGATACCTTTCATCCCAGCTTGGCGGATCGAGAGATGCGATCGCATCTCAGCCAAGGTAATCCAGACAGTCCCTTACTGCTGTACGTCGGTCGGCTTTCTGCCGAAAAAGAGGTGGCTCGCATCAAAGAAGTGCTTGCTGCCATCCCCAATGCGCGTTTGGCACTGGTGGGCGACGGTCCCCACCGCCAGGATTTAGAGCAGCATTTTGCCGGTACCCCCACCTTCTTTGCGGGTTATATGACTGGTAAAAAATTAGGCTCTGCCTTTGCTTCCGCTGACGCCTTTGTCTTCCCCTCGCGCACTGAAACCTTGGGTTTAGTCCTGCTGGAGGCGATGGCTGCAGGTTGTCCAGTGGTGGCAGCTCGCTCGGGTGGCATCACTGATATTGTCCAGGATGGCGTTAATGGCTACCTATTTGACCCCAACGATGAAAACGGGGCCATCAAAGCAACCCAGAAACTACTGGGTAATCCCGAAGCCCGAGAAACGCTGCGAACCAGTGCCCGACAGGAAGCAGAGCGCTGGGGCTGGGCCTCAGCCACCCGACAACTCCAGCAGTATTATCAAACCGTCCTCGTAGAGGCGGGCCGCAGTCAGACGCCCCCGGAGCCGTCTAGACGCTTTGGAGCGCAAACAGAGCCCCTAGATTAA
- a CDS encoding class I SAM-dependent methyltransferase — MQRIPEPDLMEGDLQARAYAEADFEEPHRYCLELLQNHLTLPATGRALDLGCGPGDITLRFARAFPGWRVDGVDGSAAMLHYGHRAVTQANLQERVQLLQAYLPDGTVPHDCYPCIFSNSLLHHLINPDVLWQSIHRWAEHGAGIFIMDLMRPEDRATAHNMMETYAAGEPEVLRQDFFHSLLAAYTLTEVQDQLAHARLDQLQVKAVSDRHFIIWGQYL, encoded by the coding sequence GTGCAGCGAATTCCTGAACCTGACCTGATGGAGGGTGATTTGCAGGCCCGTGCTTACGCAGAAGCCGACTTTGAAGAACCCCATCGCTATTGCCTAGAACTCCTGCAGAATCATTTGACGCTGCCGGCGACCGGGAGAGCTTTAGATCTGGGCTGTGGCCCCGGCGATATTACGCTGCGCTTTGCGCGTGCATTTCCGGGTTGGCGCGTGGATGGCGTCGATGGCTCAGCAGCGATGCTGCATTATGGCCATCGGGCGGTGACCCAGGCGAACCTACAGGAACGGGTGCAGTTGCTGCAGGCTTATCTGCCCGACGGAACGGTCCCTCACGATTGCTATCCGTGTATTTTCTCGAATAGCTTGCTGCATCACCTGATCAATCCTGATGTGCTGTGGCAGTCTATCCATCGCTGGGCAGAGCACGGCGCTGGCATCTTTATCATGGACCTGATGCGGCCGGAGGATAGAGCAACAGCCCACAACATGATGGAGACTTATGCTGCAGGCGAGCCAGAAGTGCTGCGCCAGGATTTCTTTCACTCTTTACTGGCGGCTTATACCTTGACGGAGGTTCAAGATCAACTCGCCCACGCTCGTTTAGATCAGCTACAGGTCAAAGCTGTAAGCGATCGCCACTTCATTATTTGGGGACAATATCTCTAG
- a CDS encoding SOS response-associated peptidase, protein MCGRFTLTQPDAIASTFNVTLDRIPPPRYNIAPTQPLGVIVNQSGQHFRLMSWGLIPSWTRDPNATHRMINARLETAHEKPSFRTAFRHRRCLIPADGFYEWKQIDNQKQPFYCQLQNQPLFAFAGLWDTWQEIETCTILTTAANADMQPIHHRMPVIINPDFYEQWLDPWAQQNQQIHDLLDAMPGQNLEVFPVSTQVNNAAFDGPECLQPL, encoded by the coding sequence ATGTGTGGTCGGTTTACCCTGACGCAGCCAGATGCGATCGCATCTACGTTCAACGTCACCCTAGATCGAATACCGCCCCCACGCTACAACATTGCCCCCACACAACCCCTAGGCGTCATTGTCAATCAGTCCGGTCAGCATTTTCGGCTGATGAGCTGGGGTTTAATTCCCTCCTGGACGCGTGATCCAAACGCAACCCATCGGATGATTAATGCTCGCCTAGAAACCGCCCATGAGAAGCCCTCCTTTCGCACTGCCTTTCGCCATCGGCGCTGCCTGATTCCTGCCGACGGATTTTATGAATGGAAGCAGATTGATAATCAGAAGCAGCCTTTTTACTGTCAACTACAGAACCAGCCCCTGTTCGCATTTGCCGGACTTTGGGACACCTGGCAAGAGATTGAGACCTGCACCATTCTCACCACCGCCGCCAATGCTGATATGCAGCCAATTCACCATCGAATGCCGGTGATTATTAATCCCGACTTCTACGAGCAGTGGCTAGACCCTTGGGCACAGCAAAACCAGCAGATTCATGACTTACTAGACGCCATGCCAGGGCAAAATCTTGAGGTATTTCCAGTGAGTACTCAGGTCAACAATGCGGCCTTTGATGGGCCCGAATGCCTACAGCCGCTCTAG
- a CDS encoding pilus assembly FimT family protein → MIRFTSRSKVTGFTMAETSIILVIVGIVAAIAGPSFLQWFQSKQRDSGLARLESALRESQREAIRRSQDCTVNIPTGINQTISGSCLITGERLLNQIRIEHSRTDNPWIVRFDFKGRNRGVDQNGIISLSVPGSSVAPKCLAISNGIGLMRTGNYDPNEAPSCTTP, encoded by the coding sequence ATGATTCGCTTTACATCTCGATCAAAGGTGACGGGATTTACGATGGCTGAGACCAGCATTATTCTCGTCATTGTTGGCATTGTGGCTGCGATCGCAGGACCAAGCTTTCTGCAGTGGTTTCAATCGAAACAGCGCGACAGTGGACTCGCAAGGCTAGAAAGTGCTCTGCGAGAATCCCAGCGTGAAGCCATCCGGCGGAGTCAAGACTGCACAGTTAATATACCTACGGGCATCAATCAGACAATTTCTGGCTCTTGCTTAATCACGGGGGAGCGCTTGTTAAATCAGATTAGAATTGAGCATTCTCGAACCGATAATCCTTGGATCGTTAGGTTTGACTTTAAGGGGCGTAATCGCGGTGTAGATCAGAACGGAATTATTTCGCTCTCAGTCCCTGGTTCAAGCGTGGCCCCTAAGTGCTTAGCGATTTCCAATGGTATTGGCTTAATGCGCACAGGTAACTATGACCCTAATGAAGCTCCCAGCTGTACGACACCTTAG
- a CDS encoding undecaprenyl-phosphate glucose phosphotransferase: MSQPRLNKRRSVGTLQRWIPLLWSLQRWIDAGLVVVILWGLSIIQQVPWTAPYTMLAVLTAVITPSLFNAAGLYRAESPGSGPGALLGGWSLVVIFLLFVGLITEAFSSFSWLLLGLWIVVAPIVLLTLRFCLKRYLRRHRKSGLNNRKAVIAGTGELSAQLARQLQANPELGFQFQGYFAESVDLQGDRIQYRPLIGRLEELPEFVRRHNIDVVYIALSMQAEDTIAQLINELQDTTASVYFVPNLTLFQLMQARIHTLQGMPLVSVWEVPFSGLQSIAKRLMDIVVSAIALILLSPVMLGIAIAIKLTSPGTILFKQHRYGLSGREITVYKFRSMAVAENGADVKQAQKNDPRVTPLGAILRRTSLDELPQFINVLQGRMSIVGPRPHAVAHNEHYRKLVQGYMLRHLVKPGITGWAQVNGFRGETETLDKMEQRIKYDLHYLNHWSLLLDIKIILRTVLVLTGQKNAY; this comes from the coding sequence ATGTCTCAACCTCGATTGAACAAAAGGCGTTCAGTGGGCACACTGCAGCGATGGATACCCCTGCTTTGGTCTCTACAGCGGTGGATTGATGCGGGGCTCGTCGTTGTTATTCTTTGGGGTTTGAGCATCATTCAGCAGGTGCCCTGGACTGCACCCTACACAATGTTGGCGGTGCTGACGGCCGTGATCACGCCATCTTTGTTCAATGCTGCTGGACTCTACCGTGCAGAATCTCCTGGGTCAGGCCCTGGGGCGCTCCTGGGCGGATGGAGTCTGGTGGTCATTTTTCTGTTGTTTGTGGGATTGATTACAGAGGCATTTTCATCTTTTTCTTGGCTGCTTCTGGGGCTGTGGATCGTTGTCGCCCCAATTGTCTTATTGACGCTACGTTTTTGCCTCAAGAGGTACCTCCGTCGGCACCGAAAATCGGGCCTCAACAATCGCAAAGCCGTGATTGCGGGCACAGGGGAGCTAAGCGCTCAACTAGCGCGTCAGCTACAGGCCAATCCAGAGCTGGGATTTCAGTTTCAGGGGTATTTTGCAGAATCAGTCGATCTACAGGGAGATCGGATTCAATATCGTCCGCTGATCGGCAGGCTGGAGGAGCTACCTGAATTTGTTCGTCGCCACAATATTGATGTGGTCTATATTGCTCTATCTATGCAGGCTGAAGACACCATTGCTCAGCTCATTAATGAGCTGCAGGACACAACCGCCAGCGTCTATTTTGTCCCGAATTTGACACTGTTCCAGCTCATGCAGGCTCGCATCCATACGCTTCAGGGTATGCCTCTGGTCTCGGTGTGGGAGGTGCCGTTTTCGGGGTTACAGAGCATCGCTAAGCGATTGATGGATATTGTGGTGTCGGCTATTGCCCTGATTCTGCTGTCGCCCGTAATGCTGGGAATTGCGATCGCAATTAAACTCACCTCCCCTGGTACTATCCTCTTCAAGCAGCATCGCTACGGTCTCAGCGGCCGAGAAATCACCGTGTATAAATTCCGTTCAATGGCCGTTGCCGAAAACGGAGCTGACGTAAAACAGGCTCAAAAAAATGATCCAAGGGTGACCCCTCTGGGTGCGATTCTCCGCCGCACCTCCCTTGATGAGCTTCCTCAATTTATAAATGTGCTGCAGGGGCGCATGAGCATTGTTGGTCCTCGGCCCCACGCCGTTGCTCACAATGAGCACTACCGCAAACTTGTCCAGGGCTATATGCTCAGACATTTGGTTAAGCCTGGTATCACCGGCTGGGCTCAGGTCAACGGTTTCCGAGGTGAAACCGAAACCCTAGACAAAATGGAACAGCGCATTAAATACGATCTCCACTATCTCAATCACTGGTCGCTCCTGCTAGACATCAAGATTATCCTGAGAACAGTGCTGGTTCTAACGGGGCAGAAAAATGCCTACTAA